GTCAGTAGCCTGTAGACTGTGAATTCAGTGTCAGAAACTGACGTGCGTAACATGGGTCGTTCTTATATTGCAATCTCCTTGAATACGTGGTGGCTAAAATTGACAGATATTGTGATTTGGTAACTATCAATCCTATGAATCAGTGAAGAGCTCCTTTCACCGCCACCACAGATCTTAGTTCACCTGGAAAATACTAGAATGGAGTGGTACGGCATTGTTTGACATTTTCCCCACACGGATCCCAAAAACTGAATGTGATTTTCTTGTAGTGACCTCTGCTTGATACGAATTTGGTGTGAATGAATCGACCTCCTCAACTACAGACAGGTTCATACATTCACACCGAAATGGTGGAAGCTGATGGAAATGATGTCGAGTTACAATATTTGGTGTGAATGTATGGACCTCCTCCGGAAGACAATGATGATTTTGAAGATAATGTAGTATAATCTACTGAGTAGAATTTTCTAATACACTTTATATTATCCTCTTACCTTATTTACCTTTAGGAGATTATCTCCATTTATTTGGGTTGTAAAGACAAAAGATAttattatgattttatatatattCTAGCCAAGAGGAACATTTTTCCTCAAGGAAGTCATCATCAATCCAAGTTGGTATCGGCCCCCTacgattttattttctctaaacaaTTAAAATCAATAACGACGGAACAACTGAAGCTCATAGACGTTGCTGAAGCATATAGTTCTATGCATCTACAGCAATCCGATGATGCTTTCTACATGGATACCGGTGCTACCTCGCATCTCACTGCTGATTCAGGTGCTTTACATAAGGTTACCAATTCTAGTACTGCACGGTCTATCTTAGTTGGAAATGGCAATAGCATTCCAGTTACTGCTAGTGGTACCAAGCTCATAAACCTCCCTTCTCGCACCCTTCAactcaaaaatactcttgttgttcCCGATATTATCAAAAACTTAGTTTCTGTTCGTAAGTTCGCCACTGATAATCGTGTGTCTTTTGAGTTTGATCcttctggtttttctgtgaaagatctgAGTTCAAGGAGGATTATCCTTCGGTGCAATAGTTCCGGGGAGCTTTACCCTATCACCAACTCTGTCGTGCCAGCTCAAAAATCGTCCCAGTCTTCCCCCGTTTCCCTTGTTGTTTGTTCCCCAGATATTTGGCATAGCCGCCTTGGTCACCCCGGCAAGGCTATTTTAGATGTTCTTCGTACCAATAATTATATTCATTGTAATAAGAATCAACATTCTAAACTTTGTCAttcatgtcaagttagtaaacatgttcgatTACCTTTTTATGAATCAAATTCCGATACTTTTgttccatttgatatcattcacagTGATTTATGGACCTCTCCTCTACATGTTGATACCGGTTTTCTTTATTATCTTATCTTGCTGGATGATTTCACCAACTATCTTTGGGTTTATCCATTAAAATTTAAATCCCAAGTCTATGACAAGTTTTTGGAATTTCGTTCTCTTGTTCAAACCCAATTTGACCGTCAAATAAAAAGTTTTCAATGCGACATGGGACGTGAATTTGACAACTCTTCTTTTGACAATTTTGCTTGTACTAATGGTCTAGTTTTTCGCTTTTCTTGCCCCCAAACTTCCTCTCAAAATGGCAAGGCCGAACGCATGATTCACCGTGTCAATGATATCACCCGCACCCTTATGTCTCATGCTTCCATTCCACCAAAATTTTGGGTTTATTCTCTCCTTATGGCTGTTTATCTTCATAATATTCTTCTCACATAAATTCTAAACTTTTCTTCTCCTTTGTCTATTCTCTATCAAGGCCAACCAACATACGACCATCTTCGTACTTTTGGTTGCCTTTGGTATCCAAATCtctcttccacaacttctcataaaCTTGCCCCCGCTCTACTAAATGTGTCTTTCTTGATTTTCCTCCCAACCACCATGGTTACTGCTGCCTTGAACTTGCCACAAACAAAATCATCATTTCTGGTCATGTAACTTTTGACGAGAAAGTATTCCCTTTCACTAATCCTCCAACACCCTTGTATGATGAtgattcctcctcttcttctccctTTCAATCCCACCACATTTCCTACAGCTCCCCCCTAATAATCCTACAGTCTACACTCCACCTCCCGGCGACTTAACACAGTCCCCACAGACCCCACAAACCATTCAACTTCCTCCTCCACTGCTCCGTTCACTGTCCCCTCTACAAACAACAATCAGCTTCCATTCCCTACCGCCACTATTCCCTCTACAGTAAACTATCCCACTCACTCCGGACCACTACAGAGATCTCCTACCACCTCTTCGCAGCAAACCAATATTCTGCCACCTCCTACTTCCATCATCCACTCTACAGCACATCTTCCGCACTCTTTTTCATCCTTGTAGGCATGTAGTCCTGAAGTACGATAAAAGTCGATGATTCTTTATAATAGCGCATATTCACTACGCAATTTCAGAAAGGTAGTGCCACAGAAAATCCTGCACCAAGGTTTGCAGACTGACAAATTGCAAGAAAGTTTTAACTTGGTTAGACCAGGAAAACAGCAGGCAGTACGTGATATGGTAAATTAAAAGCCTATATTGATTATAAGACTACTGGTGTACTAGTTAAAACAAATACCACAAGAAGGGACTGTACTGAATTCGAATGAAAGCTCGTACAGGTTAAGCAAGCTTGATTCCCTGGTAAATTAAACTTAATGCGAGTAATACATATCGAGGTGGTTGACATGTATTTCCCATTTGGAGACCCTCATTTTatataaaagagaaaaagaataaaatatttcCACTGGATAATGCCTCAAACGGTACGTAATTCACATGTTCTTGCACACTATACGTAATGTTCCAAACAGGATAATAATGATTTTGCTATATGATGGTGTATATGGAAAGTACGAAATGCAAAAACTTTTGATAACGAAAAGAAAACTTAGGCAAGCCTCATTAGAAACATCAAACTCCAAGCGTTCTTTTGAGCCGAATACAAGAATACGGTAAATATCGTAATTTCATTATGGGATCCACTTTTCCAGCCTCCATAATTCTTGCGGTTTGGTCTAGAGTAGCCGAATCCCCTTTCGGTTCTCCGTTTTTTATTCGGTTGTAATCATTGAGTTAAGGTATCCCTTTAAGTGCCTTTtttcaatgaattttttttttccgattaaaaaaataaaaaatgattttgCTAAGTAATAAGTGCACACTTTTCTCCTCGTCATATCATATTTATCAAAAGCTGACCTGCTTAATTTCAAGATATAACTTAAAAAATTACTTAAAGCACAAAGTTAGCAACAACAGGAAACTAGCCCTCTGAGGCAGGTGGCGGTGTTGCACGAACATAAAATTACTCTCGCACTGTTGTTGTTGCTTTTGAAAATCCTTTCCTGCAAAGTATTAGGCTTCATTTTTTATCCATCACTGCACTAGTCTTCAACAGATCTGTCAATAGTGAGGGACATGATTTAAAGGAATTGACGGAGTGGAGCCTGCAGCATAATTTGACTCAACACGGGAAACTTACCAGGTCCAGACATAGTAAGGATTGACAGACTGAGAGCTCTTTTTTGATTCTATGGGTAGTGGTGCATGACCGTTCTTAGTTGGTGGAGCGATTTGTCTGGCTAATTCCGTTAACGAACGAGACCTCGGCCTGCTAACTAGCTATGCGGAGGATTCCCTCTGCGGCCAGCTTCTTAGAGGGACTATGGCCGTTTAGGCCACGAAAGTTTGAGGCAATAACAGGTCTGTGATGCCCTTAGATGTTCTGGGACGCACACACGCTACACTGATGTATTCAACGAGTATATAGCCTTGGCCGACAGACCCGAATGATTTTCGACAACCCCACACATACTAAAGCTACAGGTGGCGGAAATGAGGATGCTCTGATGGTCTTGTGGGTTGACAAGACATGACAAAATTCGAAATGACTTTATTCAAGGGAAGCTACGGTACGTAATTCACATGTTCTTGCACACTGTATGTAATGTTCCAAACAAGATAATAATGAATTTGCTATACGGTGGTGTATATAGAAAGAGCGAAATGCCAAAACTTTTGATaacgaaaagaaaattttggaagCCTCATTGGAAACATCAAACTCCAAGCATTCTTTTGAGCTGAATATAAGAATACGGCAAATATAAGAATACGGCAAATATCATAATTTCATTATGGGATCCATTTTTCCGGCCTCCATAATTCTTGCGGTTTGGTCTAGAATAGCCGAATCCCCTTTCGATTCTCCGTTTTTTATTCGGTTGTAATCATTGAGTTAAGGTATCTTTAAGTGCCTTTTTTCAATGACTTTTTTTTGacccatcaaaaaaataaaaaatgattttgCTAAGTAATAAGTGCACGCTTTTCTCCTCGTCGTATCATATTTATCAAAAGATGACCTGCTTAATTTCAAGATATAACTTAAAAAATTACTTGAAGCACAAAGTTAGTAACAACAGGAAACTAGCCCTCTGAGGCAGGTGGCGGTGTTGGACGAACATAAAATTACTCTCGCagtgttgttgtttttgaaattcctttccTGCAAAGTATTAGGCTTCATTTTTTATCCATCACTGCACTAGTCTTCAACAGATCTGTCAATAGTGAGGGACATGATTTCTCCAAATATGCGTACCCATCCGACTTTATAAACTCTACACGCAAAAcatttaatggttaagaaaataattgcttAACCCAGAAACTTAACGGTCAAACATATATGGTACTCCTCATGAACTCTAAACACAAAACTCACCTCCCAAATTTTCAGGTCTAGCGGCGAAGTGTAAGCAGTCAGTTTTCAGTTGCAGGCATCGGTATCGTTCTGCCAGGGCCAGTGTTGTTGCAACGGTATCTGCAGTCATTTCTTCAAATAATTTTGcctcacacatgagtttcaatcgagCAAGATCATAGAGATCTGCTGCAGCTAACAAATGCTGCATGAGTATTGTTGTAGTGAAAGGACAATCTGAATCAGAAACTTCACATGGTTCAGGGAGCACATCTGAGTACAAAAATAGTAACATTGCCTGCACCACATCATGTAATTATAAGGCAGTGACACTGTAACTTTTGAATCTAAAGGATGACGATAAAATGAAAATAATGAATTGTTAAAAGCCTTACCTTAAAAGCAAAGGGTTCAAACTCTTTAATGACTATTGTTTCCATGTCTGGACTATCCACTAAACCGAAAAACTGAGCTCTATATACTGGAGATCGAGCTGCAAGTATTGATTTATGGGCTTTGAAGAATTCATTGCCAACTCGAAAAGTAATATGAGAACCAATTTCAGATTCCAGCAAACCCTTAAGATTCTGAATCATATCTGATGGAGGAATAACATAATGTTTCTCCTCTTCAAAAAGAATTTCCGCTGTTTCATCACGGTTTTGCACTATTCCGATGGTACACTGAATGCTAAGGGAATCAGCTTTGAGATAACTTGAGGTCTCCAACTCCGACCTCTTTATACACTTTGGAAATCCCCTGAAAATAATCCATACAGAAACGTCTCTCATGCACTAAGCCGTCCCTAATAGAAGTGTTTGTTTACAAATATGTATCATTGAAGAGGGGACCACagtaaaaaaacacaaaaaagaagCTGGGACATCTCCACTAATTCAAAGGATTTAAATTACTGTTACGCAAAGTAACACGTTAGGGAGTGGGAAAATATATAATAATGAGAAAGAGTTCCATAAATATCTTTGCGATCTATATACAAATCTAACGCCACAATTGACTATTAAATAAGTTGCACAATGCCAGTTTGCACGCAAACCAGAGCCATAAATCATTTGTGAACGAGGCTTCATATGCAGTTTAAATACCTAAAAAGCACGCAAAACTACTTTTTCTAAACAGCTTCATTACCCATAGAACAGCTAGAGGATTCAGAAAATACGTACCATGAGTTATCAGTTCCTGAGGTATTAAACATTCTTGCACAAACATTATGAACAGAATGATTCCCTTTTTCGCTTTGGTCTAGTATTTTAAACTCAAACGTTGCCCTAACTTCTCTAGGGCTTACTAACTTAAGAAACAAGGATACGTGCTCCTCGCTAGCTTTAGTTTCGCCGTCTGGATAAAAATGTATAACCCAATCATGACCACCCACTGTAATTGTTTGACTACTCATGAATTTACCAACTCCAATTCCCTTTGCCAGAGAATATCCTATTATCTTATACAGATGAGAACCTTTCACAGTCTCATAAATCGACTGCGATGAtaacatcttgtgattagttgAAACAATCGTCCCAACTGGGGGCATGATCTTTAGATATCCTTGAAACTGACCTAGAACGATCcgaagcaaaaaaaagaaaaagatgttaAGCGCTGTGGATTTACAGAGAAATCTAGATATCCTTCAACCTCTTTGCGGTTAGCCGGTGCCAAAAACGAGGTTAGGTTAAGGTTTAAGGTTATCCGGTGCCCTAAAACGTGGTCAGGTCTAGGTAATTAAGATGGATTTAGTTTCTTCCACTTTTTAGTCACAACTATACCCATTTGGATGGACTGGTTTGTATAATTGAGGTAAATAAGGATATGGGTGTATCGGAGTTTTGTGCCAGAAAACGATTTCAATGTATGTGTACTGACGTTTTTTCTTTGACTTCGGTATATTGTATTGGTGTTGAAATTGATACTTTCAATCCGTATCAGTTACAGTGACACTTTCATCGGTTTCAGAAAAAGAGGTATTTTTACTCCGTTTaaaaaaaaagtgatatttttacctTTTTAATTTccttccgtttcaggaaaagtgatttTTTCACTTTTTAATTTGGCCTTGTCAAGGATATTATGTTGACATCTACAGCTAAGGCACAGGTCAAGGATATTATGTCGACATCTACAGCTAAGGGATTCAAACCACAACATGAAACCTAACCGAGATATGGAAACAAAATTATGCTGATATTAAGGAAAATATTCTTGTTTCCCTTTCTATGTAATTATGTGTAAATGCATTCTTTCTATACCTTTGATCATATTGTAATATAAATAGAGAGTCTTGGTTCTCTCCCATTTATCTAAGGGAGAACAACTAGCTATGTCTTTACCTTGATATGGTATCGAGATAGCCAGGGGTTTAAATTTTTGAGATCCATTtctagtttattttattttatttctgtcAAATGGCTTCCTCCTTCAACTTCAATCATGTTCTAACTCTCAAGTTGGATGATACCAATTATCTGCTATGGAAGTCACAGATGATGGCCTTTGTCTGAGGTCATGACTACACATGTTTTCTCGATGGAACCCATCCCTGTCCTCCTGCAACCATCACAACACCGGTACAAGGTTCAGAAGAAACCACTAAAAGCCCTAATCCAGCGCTCTTAACCTGGCAGCAAAAGGATCAACTGCTACTCAGCGGTATCATATCTTCTCTGTCACAAAGTGTACACACTCAGATGCTTGGAGTGAAGACCTCTCAAGAGGCGAGGGAACGATTGGAAAAGATATTTGCTTCAAAATCACAGGCTCGTATGATGCAGCTCCAGATGCAGTTGGTGAACACCAAGAAGGGAGCTTTGAATATCCTTGATTATCtaacaaaaatcaatttttttgctGATAGCCTACCTGCTATTGAACAACCTATTTCTGATTCACAACTTGTCTTGTATATTCTTAATGGACTTGGTCCTGAATATGCTCCATTTGTTACTGCTATAACTACTAATCGGTCTTGTTTGCTGATTTACAAGGCTACTTACTAAGCCATGAGATTCGTTTAGCGGATCAACATATAGTTGAGTTAACATCTCCTTCTGCTAACAACA
This portion of the Papaver somniferum cultivar HN1 chromosome 11, ASM357369v1, whole genome shotgun sequence genome encodes:
- the LOC113325323 gene encoding BTB/POZ and MATH domain-containing protein 3-like yields the protein MPPVGTIVSTNHKMLSSQSIYETVKGSHLYKIIGYSLAKGIGVGKFMSSQTITVGGHDWVIHFYPDGETKASEEHVSLFLKLVSPREVRATFEFKILDQSEKGNHSVHNVCARMFNTSGTDNSWGFPKCIKRSELETSSYLKADSLSIQCTIGIVQNRDETAEILFEEEKHYVIPPSDMIQNLKGLLESEIGSHITFRVGNEFFKAHKSILAARSPVYRAQFFGLVDSPDMETIVIKEFEPFAFKAMLLFLYSDVLPEPCEVSDSDCPFTTTILMQHLLAAADLYDLARLKLMCEAKLFEEMTADTVATTLALAERYRCLQLKTDCLHFAARPENLGEFIKSDGYAYLEKSCPSLLTDLLKTSAVMDKK